TGAGTGTGACGTCACAGTAGAGTTCGACGCCGGATTCCAGTGCGCGCAACATCTCTCGCGGATCGGTGGTGGCGGGGATGCGAAATCTTGTGATCCGGTCGTCGAGTCGGCGGATCGCCGGGCCGACCGACAGTGCGTGGCTCACCAGTCGAATCGTGTTGCCGAGCTTGCGGTGGAATGGTTGTGCGGGTTTGGCTTCCAGCTCGTCGATCACCCGGCCGCATATCGACATCGAGAACTGCTCAAGCGAATTACCGAGGATTCCCGAGCTCAGCGCCGTACCTTCGGTGAGGTTCAAGAACATGTGGCCGTAGAAATAGCCGACCTGCAACCAGGGTGCCTCATAACGCTGCTGGGCCCGTGCCACTACCTGGGTCATCTGCATCGCGTAATCGATGGCGTAACCGGACACCGACGCCGTGAGTGGACAGAACGCGCCCGGCATCATCTCTCCGATGTTGCAGCGGGTGTAGACGTGATCGACACCGGCCAGCGGGGAGTCCATCTCGTTGAGGTCGCCGGGGAGGGTGGTGATGGGGCGGGCTTGCAACCACCACAGCATTCCCGATCGGTCGATGGCCCATTCGAGGTCCATCGGCACGCCCCAGTGCCGTGCGGCCAGGACCGCGCCGTTGCGGATCGCGGTGATCTCGTCGGTGCTCAGCACCGGTGTTCCGGCAGATTCGCACAATGCGGTGGTCCCGTCGGCGTTGAGCACGAGGTGGTCCGACGAGGCCGACCCATCGACCAGTGCCTCCCCGAGACCGGCGACGGAGTCGATGACCATCAGGTCGCGCCGACCGGTGGTGGGATCGGCTGTGAAGACCACGCCCGCGGCACGGGCGTCCACCATCTGCTGCACCACCAGATGCATGGTGGTCGTGTCGCGTTCGCTGTATGCCGACGCCCGTTGTGAGGCGACCGAATCGGCGCACCGGCGCACCGCGGCGACGAACTCGTCGACGTTTCCGACGCTCAGCACTGTCTCGTACTGACCGGCGAAGGATTGGTCGATCCCGTCCTCGCCGGTGGCCGAGGAGCGCACGGCGACGGGAACCGCTCCCGCGGAGAACATTTGGGTGAAGCGCCCGACCGCCGCCGCGATCGTGCCGTCACGCGCGGCATCGGCGAGGACGAATCCGACCGGAACGGGCAGGCCGATTCGGCGCAGTTCTGCCAGTCCGGCCGCTTTACCGCCGAGGCGACCGTCGGTGATGTCGTCGAATTCCACAATCGGCGACGTCTCCATCGGGCCCCTTCAGAATACGATACGGACGGTATTGTAATTACGGTCGGCATCATGACAGCAGACGGCCGCGCGGTTGGCAAGACCGCGCCCGATCCTCGAACTGATCACCTCGGGGTGGTCACTGGTCAGCCCCTGGTGTTGATCACCTGCTCGGCGATATCGGCGAGTTTGGTATTGCTGTCCTGGGACAGCTTGCGCAGCAGGGCGAATGCCTGCACGTCGTCGACCTTGAAGCGTTCCATGATGATCCCTTTGGCCTGCCCGATGCGGTCGCGGCTGGCCACCGCCGATTCGAGCTCCTCGCTCTGACGGCTTGCCAAAATCGCCGCGGCGGCATGCGCGGCCAGCACTAGGCCGGTGGTCTCGGCGCGGGCCGTCCAGACGTTGGGGTGAAAGCTGAAGAGGTTCAATGCTCCGGCCGTGCGGTTGGCTGTGTAGAGCTTGAAGGACAGGCCGCTGCGCACGCCGTACTCGAGGGCCGCCGGTGAGTACTTGGGCCAGCGCGGCTCGTCGCGGAAGTCGTCGGTGCGCACCACGATGTCATCCAGCGCTGCCTGCATGCAGGGACCCTCACCGAAGGTGACCTGCAGTTCGTCGAGTTTGTTGGGCAGGTCGCTGGTGGTCGCCAGTGACTCGTACGTGGAGTCTTTGCCGATCAGCAGGATTCCCGCGGTGTCGGCCTCCGGGATCAACTCGATCGCCGCGGAGGTGACATCGCGCAGGACATCGTCGACACTCTGCAAGGCGACGGCACGGGCCAGCTCGGCCATCCGCTGCGCCAGGTCGCCACTGGAGTCAAACGTCATCTCGCCACCCTAGAAGGGCGCGCGCTGCCACGTACAGTTTGGTCTGCCAAATGTGCGGGTAACGCGTCCTCAGTGCCGGCGATGACAGGCTGCGTGATCCCGGTACGAGGTGGGCTCAGGTTGGTCGGCAGCCACGTTAAGAAGTCAGCGGGACCAGAGTCTCACCGTCGCGCTGACATCGTTGTCCCTTTGTTATCAGTCCGCGGCCTGATGTCATCGGCCAAAGCCCGGACAGCATTTCGCCAAACTGGCGGCTCGACCATGGTCCAATGACGGCAGGGTTGCCGGACCAACGGTCCGGTCGAGGGGGGAGTCTGCTGTGGGCGACACCGGTGTGGTCGCCTTGTTCGGACGGTGGTGGCGACAACCGGGCCGCTATGACTGGCTCGTCCAGCTGGTACAGGACAGTGGTTATGGACGGCTCGGCCGATTCGGCGTCGGCGCGTCCTGCGTCGCCATCGGGGCGTGGCCGATCCTGATGGCGTTCAGTGCCCAGGGCGTCGTCCCGCCTGTGGCCCGGATCGTGACCTTGTCATGTGGTGTGCTGGCAATTTTGCTCGGCTGGTGGTGGTTTGTCGGGTGGCCCACCTATCGGCAGTCCAGGTTCATCGTCATCGTCCTGAACGCCAGCATCAGTCTCACCTGCGTGCTGTACATCCTCAATGGCAGTCCCGTCACCGGAACCTTGGCATTCGCCCTCACGGCCACCTATGTGGCCGGCTTACACACGCTCCCGCATCTGATGATCGTGTTGGGGCTGGCGACGGTGCCAATCGTCATGAAGATCGTGTCCGAGGCGCTGGCCGGCGATCTCTACGAGGGATTGGCCGATGGTGTGCTGCGACTTGCCACCGTCACGGTGGTGCCGATCACCTTGCGACTGTTGTTGCAGTTGCTCAGCGACGCCGCCGTCGACTCCGATCTCGACCCCCTGACCGGACTGGCGAATCGCCGTGGGCTCGTGCGATCGATCGGCCAGCTGGTGGGGACCGCGGGGAACGGCGAAGGTGTCCAGGTGTCCCTGACGATGCTCGATATCGACAATTTCAAGGCGATCAACGACACCCACGGACATGCCACCGGGGACGGCGTGTTGGTCACGCTGTCGCGATTGATGCGTATGACCTGTCCCGACCACGCGGTGATCGCCCGGGTCGGCGGCGAGGAATTCGCGATCGTCGCGATCGGAGCCATCGACGATGCGGTGGTGATGGCCGAGCGGCTGTGCCGCCAGTTCCATCGGGCTCCTGCTCGCTTCACGGTCAGCATCGGCATTGCCGGCGCCATGCTTGGGCACGCTGCGGCCGTCGACACCATCGCGCTCACCGAACGTCTCCTCGATGCCGCGGACAGGGCAATGTATACCGCCAAGCGCGCAGGCGGCGACCGCGTTCAGGTCGCCGGCGGCTGACCTGCAGGTGAGGATCCGGCGGTGAGCGGGTATCCCTGAGCCGCGGCACCGGGTCGCGTGGTGGGAGGATCGCGATGCTGGCTTGGCTCGACCGTGTCCAACAGCGCAGTCGCGCTGCCGGATTCGCGATCGCAGTGGTCTACAAGTACGTCGACGACCAGGCCAATTACCTGGCCGCGTTGATCACCTACTACACCTTCGTCTCGCTGTTCCCGGTCCTGATGCTGCTCACCACGGCACTCGGGGTTGTCTTGCGCGACCGTCCGCAGTGGCGGGAGCAGATCGTCGATTCGGCCATCAGCCAGTTTCCGCTGTTGGGGGATCAGATGAGCGAGCCGAATGCGCTCAGCGGCGGCACGACGGCCGTCGTCGTCGGGATCATCGGCGCACTCTATGGCGGTCTCGGGGCGGGTACGGCGCTGCAGAACGCCATGGACACCATCTGGGCGGTGCCGCGCTATGTTCGGCCCGACCCGATCAGGGCTCGGCTGCGCAGCCTCATGCTGCTGCTCGTGCTCGGATCGGCACTCATCGCCACCACGGTGCTCACCGCAGTGGGCCGCAGTTGGGCGGACCTCGGTTTCCTTGGGACGAGCGCGGTGGTCATCGCCTCGCTGGCCCTCAACACTGCGGTCTGTGTCATCGCATTCCGTGTCACGACGGTGCGCGAGCTGACGGTGCCCCAGGTGTTGCCGGGTGCGCTGATCGCTGCGTGCCTGTGGCAGATCCTGCAATGGTTCGGTGCCTCGTACGTCACCCATGTTGTCGGTTCGGCCAGCGTCACGAACAGCGTATTTGCCATCGTTCTCGGCTTGCTGGCCTTCCTGTACCTGGTCTCCACGTCGCTGTTGGTCTGTGCCCAGATCAATGCCGTCCGCGTGGACCGTTTGCATCCCCGCGCACTGCTGACCCCGTTCACCGATAATGTCGAGCTGACCGCGGCGGATCGCCGCATGTACTCCGGGCAGGCTGAGGCCCAGCAGGCCAAGGGTTTTCAGCGAGTCGATGTCAGCTTCGACGAGACACCGGTGAGTGACGAGGTTTCTCGGCGCGACGGCGAGGGTATGGCCGGGGCCAGTCAATGAGTGGCCGAGGGTTTTCCGGCCGCGTTTTCTTCAGATGGGAGACATGCTTGTGAGCGTCACCGGTAAGGCGAAGTCTGCCACTCGGTTCGGACTCAAGGTGCAACGCCGGATCGTGATCGCGCAGGCCCTGTGGTGGCCCACGCTCATCCTCGGGGGGATCGTTGCGGGAGTGAGTGTGCTCGCCGCGGCTCGTCGACGTACTGTGCCGCAACCGGTTTCGCCTCCGCAGCCGGTCACGACTGCCTACTGAGCTGCCCGCGCGCGGCGCGGGTGCCCAAGAACAGCACCGCGCCGATGGCCACCAGAATGCCGGCGAACAGCCAGACCTTGGCCGACTGTTGGGTCAGCAACAGCACGCACGACGCCACACCGAGTACCGGGACTATCGTCCACACGCGGAAATGCGGATGCTCGACAACATCGCGACGCAGCACGAGCACGGCGATATTGGTCGAGATGAACACCACCAACAGCAGCAGGACCACCGTCTCGGCCAGTGTCGACAGATCGCCGATCAGGGTCAGCGCCATGGCCACCGCGGTCGTTGACACGATGGCGACCCATGGGGTCCGGCGCCGTGGCAGGACTCTGCCCAAAATTTCGGGGAGCAGGCCGTGCTCGGCCATTCCGAATGCCAGCCGGCTCGCCATGATCATGGTGAGCAGTGCGCCGTTGGCGACGGCGACCAGAGCGATGGCCGAGAAGACCCACGCCGGGATGTTCAGCCCGGAGGCCGAGACGACGTCGAGCAGCGGCCCACTCGATGCTGCCAACTGATCAGTCGGCAGTACCACCGCGCTCGCCAGACCGACCAGGACGTACACCGCGCCCGCGGTGATCAGCGCGGCGAACAACGCCCGGGGATAGATTCTGCTCGGATCGCGGATCTCTTCGACGATATTGGCCGATGTCTCGAATCCGACGAATGAGTAGTAGGCGATGATCGCGCCGCCCAGGATGGCCAACGCCGGGGCCGAGTCTGCAGGGAACTCCACCACGCGATCGACATCGCCCCCGCCGCGACCGATGAGCACGGCACCGGCGATGATCACGATCAGCAGGC
This DNA window, taken from Mycolicibacterium neoaurum, encodes the following:
- a CDS encoding PEP/pyruvate-binding domain-containing protein; this encodes METSPIVEFDDITDGRLGGKAAGLAELRRIGLPVPVGFVLADAARDGTIAAAVGRFTQMFSAGAVPVAVRSSATGEDGIDQSFAGQYETVLSVGNVDEFVAAVRRCADSVASQRASAYSERDTTTMHLVVQQMVDARAAGVVFTADPTTGRRDLMVIDSVAGLGEALVDGSASSDHLVLNADGTTALCESAGTPVLSTDEITAIRNGAVLAARHWGVPMDLEWAIDRSGMLWWLQARPITTLPGDLNEMDSPLAGVDHVYTRCNIGEMMPGAFCPLTASVSGYAIDYAMQMTQVVARAQQRYEAPWLQVGYFYGHMFLNLTEGTALSSGILGNSLEQFSMSICGRVIDELEAKPAQPFHRKLGNTIRLVSHALSVGPAIRRLDDRITRFRIPATTDPREMLRALESGVELYCDVTLIHVRSSSRAAVAANVLESTLIGRAVRQGRTETDGRAEAMRLMAGADDVESALMLEQLRSVVARLAADPPTAQRFLAQAPDVAVRNLYADAAGTGLREFLGRHGHRGYRELCMRDPSWADDPAGLGAMMQAMLRASLVTSERVRTPDAVHEKSPAPIELLARLARGGARGREQTKAKMALMAHALKRGYRNLGELLQRAGRLPDADLVFFFDRFELGQVVGDDDIDDLVRCAIKRREALPYQDALEFDDVSVGRPRPRIATPQMAVAGDDDMIIGRPASRGVVEGTVRVAKSVHDAGAVRPGEILVAPVTDVGWTPYFTVIAALVTDIGSSVSHGAVVAREYGLPCVVNTLVGTQTFRTGDRIRVDGDRGVVTRIS
- a CDS encoding GAF and ANTAR domain-containing protein, with product MTFDSSGDLAQRMAELARAVALQSVDDVLRDVTSAAIELIPEADTAGILLIGKDSTYESLATTSDLPNKLDELQVTFGEGPCMQAALDDIVVRTDDFRDEPRWPKYSPAALEYGVRSGLSFKLYTANRTAGALNLFSFHPNVWTARAETTGLVLAAHAAAAILASRQSEELESAVASRDRIGQAKGIIMERFKVDDVQAFALLRKLSQDSNTKLADIAEQVINTRG
- a CDS encoding GGDEF domain-containing protein, encoding MGDTGVVALFGRWWRQPGRYDWLVQLVQDSGYGRLGRFGVGASCVAIGAWPILMAFSAQGVVPPVARIVTLSCGVLAILLGWWWFVGWPTYRQSRFIVIVLNASISLTCVLYILNGSPVTGTLAFALTATYVAGLHTLPHLMIVLGLATVPIVMKIVSEALAGDLYEGLADGVLRLATVTVVPITLRLLLQLLSDAAVDSDLDPLTGLANRRGLVRSIGQLVGTAGNGEGVQVSLTMLDIDNFKAINDTHGHATGDGVLVTLSRLMRMTCPDHAVIARVGGEEFAIVAIGAIDDAVVMAERLCRQFHRAPARFTVSIGIAGAMLGHAAAVDTIALTERLLDAADRAMYTAKRAGGDRVQVAGG
- a CDS encoding YihY/virulence factor BrkB family protein → MLAWLDRVQQRSRAAGFAIAVVYKYVDDQANYLAALITYYTFVSLFPVLMLLTTALGVVLRDRPQWREQIVDSAISQFPLLGDQMSEPNALSGGTTAVVVGIIGALYGGLGAGTALQNAMDTIWAVPRYVRPDPIRARLRSLMLLLVLGSALIATTVLTAVGRSWADLGFLGTSAVVIASLALNTAVCVIAFRVTTVRELTVPQVLPGALIAACLWQILQWFGASYVTHVVGSASVTNSVFAIVLGLLAFLYLVSTSLLVCAQINAVRVDRLHPRALLTPFTDNVELTAADRRMYSGQAEAQQAKGFQRVDVSFDETPVSDEVSRRDGEGMAGASQ
- a CDS encoding APC family permease, yielding MSSETLAGPPRTTEKLKRRITAPLLFLFILGDVLGAGIYALMGVLSEEVGGALWAPLLVALLLALLTAGSYAELVTKYPKAGGAAVFAERAFRQPLVSFLVGFCMLAAGVTSAAGLALAFAGDYLRTFIDVPAIPAAVVFLGLVAALNARGISESMKSNVVMTVIELTGLLIVIIAGAVLIGRGGGDVDRVVEFPADSAPALAILGGAIIAYYSFVGFETSANIVEEIRDPSRIYPRALFAALITAGAVYVLVGLASAVVLPTDQLAASSGPLLDVVSASGLNIPAWVFSAIALVAVANGALLTMIMASRLAFGMAEHGLLPEILGRVLPRRRTPWVAIVSTTAVAMALTLIGDLSTLAETVVLLLLVVFISTNIAVLVLRRDVVEHPHFRVWTIVPVLGVASCVLLLTQQSAKVWLFAGILVAIGAVLFLGTRAARGQLSRQS